In Lemur catta isolate mLemCat1 chromosome 5, mLemCat1.pri, whole genome shotgun sequence, the genomic stretch CAAGGTCCATGTGTTCCAAACAGAGAAGAGAATGCCAGTCTCCTCTTCTTTTAGGCACTCTTGATCTCTATGACAGGTCCTCTTGGAGGCTTTCCTTAATTAGACTGAAGTGGAAAAATAGAGGGGGAAATCTGCAAACATGCTTCTCTGTAGTCTGAAAGCTCACATCTCAGATCCATTCTGCAGTACATTAACTTTCTTTAgcaatgctttctttttaaagaaggtGGATGTGGGTAAATAGGGGGGAAGGGATCAGGTCtcattctgatttcttttaataAGCCCCAGAGTGGATATTTCGCAGTTCCTTGGTATTCCCTTTAAAGTGGAGTTTCTTTGTACGTTTATTCTAAATTCCCAGACCACAGAAAAGTCTAATTCAAATCCCTATTtcctaagttttctatttctttatttaacttttaaaatatttattttcttagaaaattatgTATCATCTGAGTTTTTGATTCATAGTCATGTTAATTATTTAGTAGATCCAATATATTTTGGTTTCAGCTCTTCACAACTGGCCTCTAATAGCCATGACATAAGGAACTTGAAATTTTGCTGAGATAAGAATTTGGACTAAGCAAGCCTGGGTCTGAGTCCAGCGCTTTTATCTCTTTGTGGCTTTGTTGTTCTTCACTTGTCCACAGTAACTCTTTAAGTGATGAAATGTGTGTTTCTTTGAGCAAAATGGCCATTAAGTAAGAGAAAACTTTAGCACAGCTTGAAAAGGCAGTTAAATTGCTGGGTGAGGATGTGCTAGGAATCACATGGCTTTTTACTAAGGTGAGATTTAAAGGAAAGCTGAgctaatatttcagtatttatcatTTTGGAGATTGAGTCACACCTCATAATATTACTAGAGCAAAAGTTGATGCTCTATGCTGTaccatatattcatttattttttaaaagtttctctgATGTTTGCTGTTATAGTCTCTTATAGTTGTATTTTTAGGGGCatgctttcttatttatttcttgctaATATTTTTCAGAGGTGTGTACTCAACTTTCCCAAAGAATCAGCTCTCGGTTCACTGATTTACCAATATGTGCAGTTTTTTCATCAGTCTTCCACCAGACATTTGCTTGTCTTGCTCACTTGTTTCTTTCAAATCTCTTTCATATGTCACCTCTTCAGATAAGCCTTTTGTGACTATTTTATCTAAAACAGCATTTTATACTTCCCACCCATTTCAGTCTCTAACTCCTTATCttactatatttttctctatagcatTGCTCTTTATATAACATTGTTATATAATTacttgtttatgtgtttatttatttacttatatattgcTTACTAAAATGTAAGTTCCCTGTATCCctggtgcctagaacagtgcctggaacacaatAGGCCTTtgtcaaaatatttgttgaatgaatgattgaataaagaGTGAATGACTTTACTCATcttggtttttttggggggggcgggTAATAACACTAGGCAGAGAACTTTATTGCCCAATAAACATTTGTCCCAGGTATGTCATAAAGCACAGATATGAAGGCAACAATTCCCCCTAAATTGTCTGTTTTCCACAATTGTGTTCCTATTTTTCAACATTGAAAGTGATGAAGTTTTATATAATCCACTATTTGTATCTCTGGTCATAACAAACACTGAGATACCTTGCTAAAGTCTGAATGATTTCACTTCCCCAGGATATTTAATGTTAGGAAAGACTGATGAAGGGAcctaacatttcttgagcacctactatgtaacTAGCTCTGTGAGAGCTGATGCATGTTAGAGGGAAGTGATGGCAAGGTAAGCTAACTTGGATTTGGTTCCTTGGTCACACAAGCTGTATGACTTTAGGCCATGTGTCCTCTCTCTCATTACCTCTTTTTTATATTCTCACTTGTAAATTGCAGATAATAATACAATCTGCCTTAAAGGATTTTGGAGACTTAGTATATGTAAAATCCTGGTGCAGAGATGTCAGCTATTATTTATTTGCAATATATTAACACAGGCCATCCTTAAAAGAGCTCTGTCAATTAGGTATGTTCCACccagattttataaaaatcaaaagtgaaactgaaaaaagttaagaaatgtgCTCAAGTGAGAAATATGGCAGGATTTGAGTAGGGTTTTTCTGGTGTCCCCATCTGGGCTCTTTTCATCTACTATGGAATTGtagaataatattattaatataaaacatatacatattatatgatatatGCTATATGACACGTTAATATAATACAaatgttatatgtatatttaatccAGCAccttttatctgaaaatattagCTTCACTTATGTCTTCCTTAAAGCCCAAGGTTTTGATGTTTAAGTGAACCAGTAATTTCTCTcttaattatgtttatttctttgtgagAAGAATTCACACTACTCTGACGCTGTGAGAAAGGGTAAAAAGTTCAACAACCACCAATTTGGTTTATGTGTCAGACCTCATAGGGATCATTGTATTGTATGAACCAAAAGGTGAATCTTTGAAACAAATTGCAAAGAGCTGGCAAATTAATAAGGTACTCAGCTAGATGGCAAGTATTATTTGGATCAATTTTTGAGAAATTGatataatatctataaaattttatcattagtATTAAATTTAtgattgttttatattatttcttgcATGGCAAAATTGTAACCAGTTCTGAATAGCAATCAGttttcaaatataagaaaaatgtggATTAGGTAAATTAatttcactaaagaaataaattacatactgaattttatgaaatagaaaaaaatacaaagtatttatttatttatttttaaatctttatgttCCTTTATTGGAGCAAGATTCCTGATTGGTATACAGTGATGTATTTACTAAACAGAGACCTGTGCAGAAATTACATACTATCCATCTAGACAGGTTTTTGTTACACTTTGCCTATTGATGGAATAGTtccatttataaagttttatacaTCAAAAAGCTCTGAATTTGACCAGGCTGTCCATTAATTCACCTCTGAAAAAGTGGCATTTAATTTCAGCTACTATATTTTACAGCATTAAAAAGCTTATGCATTAGGGAGCTTCTCTGCACAATGGCATTGAGCAGACAGAGTCCATCACACCACCCAGATTCACAGTCAGAGAGCTTTATGCTGGAGAGAGCTGGGACTTACAAAGTGACTCCTAACCACCAACATGGCCTTCTTACTCTGACAGCCCATCTTCTTGACCACATTTTACAGGGCCAGTGAAGACATGCCAGTAACTGCCCCATGCATAACTTGGCATTAGAGCACCAGGTCTGTTTGATGGTGGTGGCAGGCACTATTTTATATCCAGCTAAAAGgcccattttaaaaactgtcaatTGGAGATAAAAATCAAGGGCACAACATATTCAGAACCAAGTTTTGAGCAATCTGGTAAcccaaatattttcagaaacCAATGCGATTGTATCCACGTTGCCTAGCCATGGACACATTTAATACATTGATTCAAATCCCTTTACTCAATCCACATAGCCCTGAGGTCATCCTGCAAAGTGCGTATCAAAAAATATGAAGTTAGGGTGACAAAGTTTGACAATGATGCTATACAAGTCAAACTTGGAAGATCATAGACAGTACATCTATTCTGAGAGAAAAGCATCAAATCCTTTGTGTACACATTTAGTTTTATTGTAACAAAGCAACTTGTACACATTTAACGTTTAAAACTGAGCATCATCTTTCCTTTccagtgaaacaaaaagaaaatttaaaaataaacaggaacaAAATTACAATAGAGAATGTCAATTCCAAATAAGATCCTACAGGTTCTGCTGATTCTCCCATCAGGTGGCAGGGCTCAAGTCATCATTaggagagaatttattttaaaagtgtcatCTTAAACTGCAAGGATGTCCGTTAAACATCACAATTAAACATGCCAAGGAGAAGCCATGTTGTCAAAATGCCGACTTAACCCACCCAAACATCTCAAATCCACCCTTTGCTGACCTTCTATAAccccattttttaaagtttttttttctttttttaaacaagagaaaGTAGACAGATACATGTTGGTAAATGCTAACTGTCCATATTCACATAGAGACACAGTGTACTCTCTGAGCCCGATatacagagaaaggaggaaaaaagctAGAATTCTATGACACAGGGGCCTAGCACCCTCCAGCTTCCAGCAGAGCGAAGGgagcaggtttttcttttttcccacagAGCTCGGTGGTGTTGATCCATACAGTTTGTGAGACAGGAAGggataaaaatgaatttggaacaGAAAGGGgtagagattcttttcccattgTATTCTGCAAGGTATTTCCCCCCCAAATAAGTTGAGAACCATGGTGTAGAGAAAAGAGACCTGAAGAACAGGGCCACTGagcacaagaggaaaaaaaaaaaaaaagagaaaagaaaaagaaaaagactgaaactTGCTCCCAGGGactggagaaaattttaaaaaaggaaggttGAACTCCATCAGTGTTCTGTTAGTCATCTTCTCCTTcatcctcctctccttcctcccgtTCATCATCGTCTTCATCTTCTTCACCTTCATCCTCATCCCCTTCTTCATCAATATCTTCCAAACCTTCTTCTTCCTCATCGTCATCGTcatcttcttctccttccccctcttcATCATCCATATCGGGAACCAAGTAGTACTGTAATGGATTTGGCCAAATATCATCTTTGATGACTTCTCCTAATTCATCTGCACCTGCATCAGAATGGTCAGTAAACCAGGTAAAGAAGCTCTCTGGTTCCTCATGCTGCCTCTTCCTGCTGGTTTTATTCTGTGTTTGACTGGAACGTTTCGTTAAGTCCTTTCCagatttccatttgatttcaGTGGATTTTGAAGACGGGTCACCACTCTCATTCAGATGAAATTCTTTGGAGAgaactttattttcaaagtaaggattttcatcaaaataaaaatctattctgTAACCTGATTTAATATCTTCAAATTCTGTCACTTCAACTCTGGTCAAATAATGCAGTGCCTCTTCGTCCTCCTCCCCAAGCAGTGTGGACACTTGTGGATGGTTGACGAATGTTGTTACCCAAAAATTTGGGATTTTGGCGATCAATTCTGACCTCTTCTGAAAAAATGGTTGGCGGAGTTTGTTGTATTTCTGTTCTACTTTCAAAATCTCCTCACTGGCTTGTTCATTAAGTCTGTCTATTTCATTTTGTGCTTCATCAATATGTTCAATTGCTTCCTgctgctctttttctttcttcttcggTAGGCCCGCAGAGGCCAAGGCGTCCTCTGGCCTCGGGGCAGTAGGcagtcttggtttcttcttctgaGGTGGGGACGGAGACTGGCGTTTGGGGGCCATGCTGCCAGGAAACGTGGAGAAGCAGACCACTGTCTGCCTGCTGGGCTGGAGGAAGCTCAGAAAACtccaaagtatttaaaaatatactatcaTATATGGGTCTTTGGGCTTTCttaattggtaaaataaaaaactattacttatttttaaagacaatttcaaaaaattgaaaaaaattttttcacttttgaaattgACTGCAAATTGAGTATAAGAAtatcagttttatttaatttcaatattgtgcttgagagaaaaaaataaatgaatagcacATGGAACACTGCCATATTTtgattatgtaaattaaaaattttgatgtaGAGTTATTAAGCAATTTCGTCAGATGCTAATGTTTAGCAGAGCAATGctaattttatcttgttttgacTAATTAATGCTACctttatggaatttttaaaagactcttgCTTAAACTTTAATGAAGCTAGTTAGTCCCCAGAAGAGTAATAAGATATGAGTTGTTGGAAGGTAAATAACAtgattagttatttaaaaaaggGAACCCATTTCTCATACATGGACACTAAAGATAGTGGAAAACCAACTtttgagggtggggtgggaaggcaAGTTAATGtgtgaaaaagatttttaaggtGGTGACtaagattaaaaagcaaaatcatatATATTGTAAATTTACCTACCTTGtgcaaatgcaataaaataagagcaataataaatgtttatctttttttgctttctagAAAAAGCCCAATAAATTTCaatacttcaaaaatttttttccaaaaaggaaagaatggaacAGTTCATATAGTAGTTATATttcctataagaaaaaaattatgtaaattaagTACACAAAATACAGGCATACTGacctatttttgaaaaacaaaacaaaacaaaacccaccacACTGGAATTATAAACcagaagttaaaatataaaactataggAAGCAggaggaagtaaaaataataatccatcacaaccaaatgggcttcatcccagagatgcagggatggttcaacatacacatatctataaatacaattcaccacataaatagaagcaaaaacaaagaccatgtgatcctctcaatagacacagaaaaaacattcgccaaaattcagcacacttttgtaacaagaacgcttaacaaaataggcatagacaggatcTACCTCAAAaggataaaagccatatatgacaaaccctcaaccaatatcatattgaacagggaaaaattggaaGCATTCCCACTtgaaactggaaccagacaaggttgccctccaTAACCACTTCTAtccaacatagtgctggaagtcctagccagaacaatcagacaagagaaagaaatcaagagtaTCCAAAAGGGGGGGCAGAGATCAAACTatttctctttgctgatgatatggttttatatttagaaaaccccaaagattctgccgagagactactggaattgataataaattcagcaaagttgcaggttacaaaatcaaggtacacaaatcagtagcattcctatatgccaacaacagtcaaactgagaaccaaatcaaaggctcaataccATTCAcgataacaacaaagaaaataaaatacctaggaatatatttaactaaggaggtaaaagacctccatagggagaattatgaaatattgaggaaagaaagagcacaggatataaacagatggaaaatcataccatgctcatcgattggtagaatcaacattgttaaaatgtctctactacccaaagtgatctacagattcaatgcaatccctattaaaataccaacatcatattttgcagatatagaaaaaataattctatacttcatatggaaccacagagacaaccctgtatagccaaaacaaccttaagcaaaaataaattgagaggcatcaatttaccagacttcaagctatactatgaggctatagtaaccaaaaacaGCATgctactggcacaagaacagagacatagaccaatagatcagaacagagaacccagatataaaatcatccttatgttgccatctgatctttgacaaagcagacaaaaatatacactgggggaaagaatccctattcaataaatggtgctgggaaaattggatagccacatgtagaaggctgaaacaggatctgcacctctcaactctcacaaaagtcaactaAGGATGgttaatagacttaaacctaagggatgaaatcataagaattctatcaatagaacaaaatgttgggaaaactcttagcagcctaggcaaagaatttatgaacaagagcCCAAAAGcaaccacaacaacaacaaaaattaataaataagaccTGATCATATTAAAAAGCCTctatacagccaaggaaactatcgttagagcaaatagacaacttacagaatgggagaaaatatttgcatgctatatatccaataaggTGCTGATAACTAgcatctatatagaactcaagcaaatcagcaagaaaaaaatcaaacaaccccattaaaaagtgggccaaggatatgaacagaaacgtttcaaaagaagatagactaatggccagcaaacatatgaaaaaatgctcaacatctctgatcaccagggaaatgcaaatcaaaaccacaatgagatatcacttaactcccatgagaatggcttttatcaaaaagtcccaaaacaacaaatgttggtgtggatgtggagagataggaaaactcatccactgctggtgggactgctaactagtacaacctctatggaaagtagtatggacatacctcaaagaactaaaagtagaactaccatttgactcagcaatcccactacttggtatctACTCAAAcgaaaaaagaaattctataaaaaagacatctgcactcaaatgtttatagcagcacaatgcacaattgtAAAGATACGGAaaaatccaagtgcccatcaatacatgagtggattaataaaatgtggtatatgtataccatggagtactactcatccataaaaaatggtgaactacctattgtattatcctggatggagctggagcccattcttctaagtgaagtatcacaaaaaagTATCACATGTGCTCagcattaaattggcactaattgatcaacactaaggtgcacatatgggaagtaacatccATAGGgtatcaagtaggtgggaggtgggaggaggggatggataaatccACACTTAACATATGCAGTGCACACtctatgggggatgggcacgttTGTAGCTTTGACTTCGGTGGTGCAAAgtcaatttatgtaaccaaagcatttgtacccccataacaccctgaaaaaaaattgaataggagaaaagaaactGACATTATTAAATGTACGCCCAGAGAAATTCTCTTTACTAGATGTATAGTATTCTTTTTAATCCTCTAAGCAACCCTGTAAGGTAAATATTATCTTTGATTTGTATGTGAAGAAGCTTATATTCACAGATTAATAAATCACCCAGGTTCACATGGgaagtaaaaacaacaacaacaacaaagaacaaCTTGTGGAACTCTTATGAAACAAATCATGAGGACAGCATGAATACTGCTGGAAGAAATTTGAGGAGCATCAAATTTCTGTGAACTGATTCATGGTGGAGCTAGAAATTTACTGGTACACTTCactaatataattataattacctCTTTATTCAGAGATGAATATTATTTGGTCAAATTTTTTCTGTGCTGTGGCTTCCTTGTCTGGGCTcgtctcctcttccttgtctgctctggtctcctcttcttcatctgttctggtctcctcttcctcgtctggTCCGGTCTCCTGTTTCTCACCTGGTCTGGTCTCCTGTTCCTCATCTggtcttctctcctcttctactCTAGTCTCCTCTTTTTCATTCGGTCTCATCTCCTGTTctagtctggtctcctcttcctcgtccagtctcctctcctcttctggtCTTGTCTCCTCCTCCGGTCtggtctccttttcctcttccattCTGGCCTCTTCTTCCTTGTCCTGTCaggtctcctcctcctcatctggTCTCCTCTCCTGTTCACTCATCTTGTTTTCTTCAGATCTTTTCCTCTAATCATTTGGAGTTGAACTGTGAGttcatttacttctatttttatttaataaccagagcatttaatttaaaaaatacattatgattgcagttttaatttttccattcatCCTGGAGTTATTAAGCCCtggacatttttatatttccaagtaatttggttttttaaaaaaatttttgttgttgattacCAGTTTTCATTTGCAGTTGGAGAATGTGAGCTGTATAACATATTGTTTCTTGGCATTTATTGAGATTATTTTCATAAACtactatataataatatttttgcgAATGTTCTCTGTAAAATTAAGTTCACTTTGTCTAATAAAAACCTTAATAATTGTACTATTCAAACGCTTTTAAGGCCTTGGTcagtcttccttttttaaaagaaagaattgttttaaattcttacaacaaaaataattttccataagTATTTGACTTTTACTTCCAGTATAGCAGTTCATGACTGTTTAATCTTTACTGTAAAGGAAGTTGATTATTAACACAAATGgctattttttaatggtttatgacattcaattttattttgttgtaatttATACTACTAGTTGCTTTCCTTTGGTCTGATTTTGCCTAGTAaatctttctgtttccttttgtttttagcatttattttggcATCCTTTTGTTAGGTGTGAGTCTTGAAGTTGAACATTATTAAATTTCCTTTCATAGGAGAGTTCAGTTATTTTTTGTCTAAACTCTCTCAGGTAatcttatttatatctttctgttttcatttaaaatctttctttgctattggaattttttttctctgcttctccttTTACTTTTTCTAGTGATTGAAAGATAAACATCTTTTAACTTCAAACAGAAATTAATCTTAAAAAAGCTTAAACCTAAATTTTCTCTAGTTAAATAGATTTAAGAATAAGAATTTTtgaatcttttataaaataaagaattcagcatattttctttttcatcaccTCATCTTGATTCTCTAATGTAATTTAGAGGtataaacattaattatttttatttggttacaGATTTCAACTTTATGTTTCTCTTTCATGCctcagttttgctttttgcttttaattttgtaatCATATGTGGCAAAGACAGTAGTTAGCAAATTGAACTCCAGTATCTGTTATCgtcagcttgtttttttttttttaaaataggcctctccccccacatacacacaaatgcaaTCTGAGTTTTAATTAATCACATGTCCACTCAACTAGAGACTCTAGTTTCCAATCTTCCTGAGGCTAGGCGAGAGCTAGGTGGAGATCATGTGGCTAAGTGTTGCCCAATTGGATGTGAGCGAAGTGATGTGTCCAATTTCCAAGGAAACTGTTTGCTTTTTACGTCCTCTAATTTCCAGTTTTCGTGGCCTATAGA encodes the following:
- the LOC123638539 gene encoding protein SET-like translates to MAPKRQSPSPPQKKKPRLPTAPRPEDALASAGLPKKKEKEQQEAIEHIDEAQNEIDRLNEQASEEILKVEQKYNKLRQPFFQKRSELIAKIPNFWVTTFVNHPQVSTLLGEEDEEALHYLTRVEVTEFEDIKSGYRIDFYFDENPYFENKVLSKEFHLNESGDPSSKSTEIKWKSGKDLTKRSSQTQNKTSRKRQHEEPESFFTWFTDHSDAGADELGEVIKDDIWPNPLQYYLVPDMDDEEGEGEEDDDDDEEEEGLEDIDEEGDEDEGEEDEDDDEREEGEEDEGEDD